In Pseudomonas sp. p1(2021b), the genomic window CAGCGCGCCGGACATGAACAAGTAGGAAGCGCCCGGGCCGCCGGTGGCACCGTTGAGGTAGCCCACCAGCCAGGAGCCGGAGAACGAGCCCAGCGCGCCCATGCTGTTGATCAGGGCCATGGCGCCGCCGGCGACGTTGCTGGGCAGCAGCTCAGGCACGATGGCGAAGAACGGGCCATAGGGGGCGTACATGCAGGCGCCGGCGATCACCAGCAGGGTGTATGACCACCAGAAGTGCTCGGTGCCCAGGACGTAGGAGCCGTAGAAAGCCAACGCGGCGATCAGCAGGGGCGGCCAGACGAAGCGCTTGCGCTTTTGCATCCGGTCGGACGCCCAGGACACCCCGAGCATGGCCAGCACCGCGCCCAGGTACGGCACCGCCGACAGCCAGCCGGCGGTGACGATGTCCAGCGCCGCGGCCTGCTTGAGGATCGACGGCAGCCAGAGCACGAAGCCGTAGACCCCGATGCTCCAGCAGAAGTACTGCAGCGAGAGGATGATTACTTTGGGCGAACGGAACGCCTCGCGGTAGTTCTTCACCGGCTTGATGCCCTGTTGCTCGGCGGCCAGGGCCTCGCGCAGTGCGGTTTTCTCCTGTGCCTTGAGCCAGGTGGCCTGCTCCGGACGGTCATCGACCAGGCGCCACCAGATGAATGCCCACAGCACCGCCGGCAGGCCTTCGATGATGAACATCCAGCGCCAGTCGAAATGCTTGACCAGGTACCCGGACACCACTGACATCCACAGGATGGTCACCGGGTTGCCAAGGATCAGGAAGGTGTTGGCCCGCGAGCGCTCGGCGCGGGTGAACCAGTGGCAGAGGTAGATCAGCATGGCCGGCATCACTGCAGCCTCCACCACCCCCAGCAGGAAGCGGATGGCGATCAGCAGCGACACGTTCTGCACCATGCCGGTGAGCGTGGCCAGGCCGCCCCAGAGGATCAGGCTGACGAAGATCAGCTTCTTGACGCTGCGTTTTTCGGCATAGATGGCACCGGGTACCTGGAAGAAGAAATAGCCCAGGAAGAACAGCGCCCCGAGCAGGGACGACAGGGCCGGGGTGATGTGCAGGTCATCGGCCATGCCCGAAGCGGCGGCAAAGCCGTAGTTGGCACGGTCG contains:
- a CDS encoding MFS transporter; its protein translation is MQIDRLAPRRWWYIMPIVFITYSLAYLDRANYGFAAASGMADDLHITPALSSLLGALFFLGYFFFQVPGAIYAEKRSVKKLIFVSLILWGGLATLTGMVQNVSLLIAIRFLLGVVEAAVMPAMLIYLCHWFTRAERSRANTFLILGNPVTILWMSVVSGYLVKHFDWRWMFIIEGLPAVLWAFIWWRLVDDRPEQATWLKAQEKTALREALAAEQQGIKPVKNYREAFRSPKVIILSLQYFCWSIGVYGFVLWLPSILKQAAALDIVTAGWLSAVPYLGAVLAMLGVSWASDRMQKRKRFVWPPLLIAALAFYGSYVLGTEHFWWSYTLLVIAGACMYAPYGPFFAIVPELLPSNVAGGAMALINSMGALGSFSGSWLVGYLNGATGGPGASYLFMSGALLVAVALTAVLNPSQQARRQHLAPSQ